One genomic window of Trichosurus vulpecula isolate mTriVul1 chromosome X, mTriVul1.pri, whole genome shotgun sequence includes the following:
- the LOC118832479 gene encoding ARL14 effector protein-like, whose translation MMSHSEESKKTEDVVVRRSVRLMNKQAKKQVVKEEHQRRVEEKKKARVQKKKAAVGEVEGKCSDAANPFGPLAPHGQAGPQGCAGQAGPYDEAGPYDQAGPHSTEVSVKLPGGKEGMKEYNERGRPNLNGEDLCDCLDQDCLGCFYPCPGCQSTKCGTICRRNRNVIYEAIAEEGGEVVSTFPFPHAK comes from the coding sequence ATGATGAGCCATTCAGAAGAGTCTAAGAAAACGGAGGATGTGGTTGTGAGGAGATCAGTCCGCCTCATGAACAAGCAGGCCAAGAAGCAGGTGGTCAAAGAGGAACATCAGAGGAGAgttgaggagaagaagaaggcaaGAGTCCAGAAGAAGAAGGCAGCGGTCGGGGAGGTAGAAGGCAAGTGCAGTGATGCAGCGAATCCCTTTGGGCCACTGGCTCCCCACGGCCAAGCTGGCCCCCAGGGCTGTGCCGGCCAAGCCGGGCCCTATGACGAAGCTGGCCCCTATGACCAAGCTGGCCCACACTCAACTGAAGTATCTGTGAAGCTCCCAGGAGGCAAGGAAGGCATGAAGGAATACAATGAGAGAGGCAGACCAAATCTGAATGGAGAAGACCTCTGTGACTGCCTGGATCAAGATTGCCTGGGCTGCTTCTACCCGTGCCCCGGGTGCCAGTCCACCAAGTGTGGGACCATCTGCCGCCGCAACCGGAACGTGATTTACGAGGCCATTGCAGAAGAGGGTGGAGAGGTGGTCAGCACCTTCCCATTTCCTCATGCTAAGTAA